A genomic region of Papaver somniferum cultivar HN1 chromosome 7, ASM357369v1, whole genome shotgun sequence contains the following coding sequences:
- the LOC113297511 gene encoding probable inactive purple acid phosphatase 29 produces the protein MNIKFVISLESKTKTEKMGLSKKSYLSFSLVLFSTIFVLESVSPATSPLLKFKNGEFKILQVADMHYADGITTPCEDVLEMKGCSDLNTTAFINRMIKAEKPDLIVFTGDNIFGQDATDAAKSLDAAFAPAIVAGIPWAAVLGNHDMESTLTREGVMKHIAGMQLTLSQLNPASADVIDGFGNYNLEVAGAEGSNLQNKTVLNLYFLDTGDYSTVPSIGGYGWIKASQQFWYQKTSLMQQKAYMSKPEPQKAPAPGLAYFHIPLPEYEDLGSNFTGVKGEGLISSPLVNSGFFTTLRDAGDVKAVFTGHDHLNDFCGELSGIHLCYAGGFGYHAYGLKGWSRRARVVSVSLEKTKTGKWGAVNTIRTWKRLDDENLTTIDPQVLFAGNAKKRSLRGI, from the exons ATGAACATAAAGTTTGTTATCAGTTTGGAATCCAAAACGAAAACTGAAAAAATGGGTCTATCGAAAAAGTCttatctttctttctctctcgtCCTCTTTTCCACCATATTTGTTTTAGAATCAGTATCTCCTGCTACTTCACCTTTACTTAAGTTTAAAAATGGAGAATTTAAGATTTTGCAAGTTGCGGACATGCATTATGCTGATGGAATTACAACACCATGTGAAGATGTTCTGGAGATGAAGGGTTGTTCTGATCTTAATACCACTGCTTTCATTAACAGAATGATTAAAGCTGAAAAACCTGATCTTATTGTCTTCACTG GAGATAACATATTTGGTcaggacgcaactgatgcagcaAAATCTTTAGATGCTGCATTTGCACCAGCAATTGTGGCAGGTATACCATGGGCTGCTGTTTTAGGTAACCATGACATGGAATCAACCTTGACCAGAGAAGGGGTGATGAAACATATTGCAGGCATGCAGCTTACTTTATCGCAGTTAAACCCTGCATCTGCTGATGTTATTGATGGTTTTGGAAACTATAACCTGGAAGTTGCTGGTGCTGAAGGTTCAAACCTCCAAAACAAGACTGTTCTTAACTTATACTTCTTGGATACTGGAGATTACTCCACAGTTCCTTCCATTGGTGGATACGGATGGATAAAAGCTTCCCAACAGTTTTGGTACCAAAAAACCTCGCTCATGCAACAG AAAGCTTATATGAGCAAACCGGAACCACAAAAAGCTCCTGCGCCAGGACTAGCTTACTTTCACATACCATTGCCAGAGTATGAAGACCTTGGATCAAACTTCACCGGCGTGAAAGGAGAGGGGTTAATTAGCTCACCTTTAGTAAATTCAGGTTTTTTCACAACCCTGAGAGATGCAGGGGATGTGAAAGCCGTCTTCACAGGGCATGATCACTTGAATGACTTTTGTGGTGAGCTAAGTGGTATACATCTTTGTTATGCTGGTGGTTTTGGTTATCATGCTTATGGGTTAAAAGGATGGTCTCGAAGAGCAAGAGTAGTGTCAGTGTCTTTGGAAAAAACAAAAACGGGAAAATGGGGAGCAGTTAACACCATTAGAACGTGGAAGCGCCTCGATGATGAAAATCTTACTACCATTGATCCTCAAGTTCTCTTTGCAG GTAATGCAAAGAAGAGATCGTTGAGAGGAATATGA